In Wenyingzhuangia fucanilytica, the following are encoded in one genomic region:
- a CDS encoding acyl carrier protein, whose amino-acid sequence MSDIASRVKAIIVDKLGVDENEVTAEASFTNDLGADSLDTVELIMEFEKEFDIQIPDDQAENIGTVGQAVSFIEAAK is encoded by the coding sequence ATGTCAGACATTGCATCAAGAGTAAAAGCAATTATCGTTGATAAGTTAGGAGTTGACGAAAACGAAGTAACTGCTGAGGCAAGCTTCACAAACGATTTAGGAGCAGATTCTTTAGACACTGTGGAATTAATCATGGAATTCGAAAAAGAATTTGATATTCAAATTCCAGACGATCAAGCTGAGAACATTGGAACAGTAGGTCAAGCAGTAAGCTTTATTGAAGCAGCAAAGTAA
- a CDS encoding phosphoribosylglycinamide formyltransferase, with product MIKIAILASGSGSNAENIAQYFSTHKNVKITYILSNKKDAFVLERAKKLKIKSKVFSNKEMKEQVELLNLLKVEADFIILAGFLLKVPENIIEAFPNKIINIHPALLPNYGGKGMYGMHVHRAVKENNEKETGITIHYVNENYDEGAIIFQAKAALTKDDTPETIAEKIHLLEQEHFPRVIDEVINS from the coding sequence ATGATTAAAATTGCCATTCTTGCGTCCGGTTCTGGATCAAATGCAGAGAACATTGCACAGTACTTTTCTACTCACAAAAATGTGAAAATCACCTACATTTTAAGCAATAAAAAGGATGCATTTGTGCTAGAAAGGGCCAAAAAATTAAAAATTAAGAGCAAAGTTTTCTCAAATAAAGAGATGAAAGAGCAAGTTGAGCTACTAAATTTGTTAAAAGTTGAAGCCGATTTTATCATTCTTGCCGGATTCTTATTAAAAGTTCCTGAAAATATTATTGAAGCCTTTCCAAATAAAATCATCAACATCCACCCTGCATTATTACCTAATTATGGAGGAAAAGGAATGTATGGAATGCACGTACACAGGGCTGTTAAAGAAAATAACGAGAAAGAAACTGGTATTACCATTCATTATGTAAACGAAAACTACGATGAAGGAGCTATTATTTTTCAAGCAAAAGCAGCATTAACAAAGGATGATACTCCTGAAACTATTGCAGAGAAAATTCATTTACTAGAACAAGAGCACTTTCCTAGAGTTATTGATGAAGTAATTAATAGCTAA
- a CDS encoding viroplasmin family protein has product MSKSKKYYVVWNGKTKGVFNSWNDCKKQIDGFQGAQYKSFTSKDEAELAFTKTYEEYKGKDTKKTVIDKDLLAKIGQPNLTSISVDAACSGNPGLMEYRGVNTKTKQQLFIQGPFEEGTNNIGEFLALVHGLAYLQKINQPTLPIYSDSRTAIAWIKAKQCRTKIMPTAKNKVMFDLIKRGEKWLQENTFKNPILKWETKVWGEIPADFGRK; this is encoded by the coding sequence ATGTCCAAAAGCAAGAAATACTATGTAGTGTGGAACGGAAAAACCAAAGGCGTTTTTAACAGTTGGAATGATTGTAAAAAACAAATTGATGGTTTTCAGGGAGCGCAATACAAATCTTTTACTTCTAAAGATGAGGCCGAACTTGCTTTTACCAAAACCTATGAAGAGTACAAAGGTAAAGACACTAAAAAAACTGTAATTGATAAAGACCTTTTAGCTAAAATTGGCCAACCCAACTTAACATCTATTAGTGTAGATGCTGCTTGTAGTGGCAATCCTGGGTTGATGGAATACCGAGGAGTAAACACCAAAACCAAACAACAACTTTTTATTCAAGGTCCGTTTGAAGAAGGAACCAATAATATTGGTGAGTTTTTAGCCTTGGTACATGGATTGGCTTATTTGCAAAAAATAAATCAACCTACATTACCTATTTACTCCGATTCTAGAACTGCTATCGCTTGGATTAAAGCCAAACAGTGTAGAACTAAAATTATGCCTACAGCTAAGAATAAAGTAATGTTTGATTTGATTAAGCGCGGTGAAAAATGGCTACAAGAGAACACCTTTAAAAATCCTATACTAAAATGGGAAACCAAAGTTTGGGGAGAAATTCCTGCAGATTTTGGAAGGAAGTAA
- a CDS encoding septum formation inhibitor Maf, with amino-acid sequence MKNLSYLFVLIFATACAQTTPKTNITKEFKDYWYSGKAEITSYDLEQARYGEIRKGHAVNIFVTEPFSKKHNTKADENNEHNISVLKLNATKKFNTGVYPYSIMTSTFLPVKHSKASLKISSSTQEWCGHEYIELVKDEDEFEMSNFSYFQGESFQNKDLDIETVLEDDIWSKIRLTPENLPQGKFKALPSFVYLRFSHRDVKAYQAEGKITKGEKTNVYQIMYPSLNRTLEITFENTFPYKILGWTDTYKSGWGAKAKTLTTKATLKKVKNIAYWQTNGNKDLYLRKELGLEY; translated from the coding sequence ATGAAAAATTTATCCTATTTGTTTGTTTTGATATTTGCCACAGCTTGTGCTCAAACAACACCTAAAACGAATATCACTAAAGAATTTAAAGATTATTGGTACAGTGGTAAAGCAGAAATAACTAGTTATGATTTAGAACAAGCAAGATATGGTGAAATAAGAAAAGGGCATGCCGTTAATATTTTTGTGACAGAACCATTTTCTAAAAAACATAATACCAAAGCCGATGAAAATAATGAGCATAATATAAGTGTGTTAAAATTAAATGCTACTAAAAAATTTAACACAGGTGTTTATCCTTATTCTATTATGACCAGTACTTTTTTACCTGTTAAACATTCTAAAGCATCATTAAAAATAAGTTCGTCAACTCAAGAATGGTGCGGACATGAATATATTGAGTTGGTAAAAGATGAGGATGAATTTGAGATGAGTAACTTTTCTTATTTTCAAGGAGAATCATTTCAAAACAAAGATTTAGATATAGAAACGGTTTTAGAAGATGATATTTGGTCAAAAATAAGATTGACTCCAGAGAATTTACCTCAAGGAAAATTTAAAGCATTGCCAAGCTTTGTGTATTTAAGATTTTCTCATCGTGATGTAAAAGCATATCAAGCAGAAGGAAAAATAACTAAAGGAGAAAAAACGAATGTTTATCAAATAATGTATCCATCATTAAATAGAACGTTAGAAATTACTTTTGAAAACACATTTCCATATAAAATTTTAGGTTGGACAGATACATACAAAAGTGGTTGGGGGGCTAAAGCAAAAACGTTAACAACAAAAGCTACTTTAAAAAAGGTGAAGAATATAGCCTATTGGCAAACAAATGGAAATAAAGATTTGTACTTAAGAAAAGAGTTGGGGTTAGAGTATTAA
- a CDS encoding acyl transferase — protein sequence MQQFDFLSVTPQNFEEQALTVFQHQAEHCKVYKDFLGYLNIVPQKITSTQEIPFLPIQFFKSHTILSNDLPVQETFLSSGTTGMNQSQHLVTDVSLYEKSYLKAFEQFYGDIKQYTVLALLPSYLERNGSSLIYMVEDLINKSENPNSGFYLHNHQELFDKLQEQENNQSKTILIGVSFALLDFIEKFPCNLKHTIVMETGGMKGKRKEMIREELHAELKKGFGVDNIHSEYGMTELLSQAYFNDSQKFNCPPWMKILIRDTEDALSLLPIGKSGGINVIDLANINSCSFIATQDLGKVYIDGSFDVLGRFDNSDIRGCNLLIQ from the coding sequence ATGCAACAGTTTGATTTTTTATCAGTCACCCCACAAAACTTTGAAGAACAAGCGCTAACTGTTTTTCAACATCAAGCCGAGCACTGTAAAGTTTATAAAGATTTTTTAGGTTACTTAAATATAGTACCACAAAAAATTACCTCAACACAAGAGATTCCATTTCTTCCTATTCAGTTTTTTAAGAGTCATACGATCCTTAGCAACGACCTCCCTGTTCAAGAAACTTTTTTAAGTAGCGGAACTACAGGAATGAATCAGAGCCAACATTTGGTAACAGATGTGTCTTTGTACGAAAAAAGTTATTTAAAAGCTTTTGAGCAATTTTACGGAGATATTAAGCAATATACTGTTTTAGCTTTGCTTCCTTCTTATTTGGAACGCAACGGGTCTTCACTGATCTATATGGTAGAAGATTTGATCAATAAATCAGAAAACCCAAATAGTGGATTTTATCTTCACAATCATCAAGAATTATTTGATAAGCTACAAGAGCAAGAAAACAATCAATCTAAAACTATTTTAATAGGTGTTTCTTTTGCCTTGCTGGATTTTATAGAAAAATTCCCTTGTAATCTAAAACACACTATTGTGATGGAAACAGGAGGAATGAAAGGAAAACGTAAAGAAATGATTCGTGAAGAATTACACGCTGAACTAAAAAAAGGTTTTGGAGTTGATAACATTCACTCAGAATACGGAATGACAGAATTGTTAAGTCAGGCTTATTTTAATGATTCACAAAAATTTAATTGTCCACCTTGGATGAAAATTTTAATTCGCGACACCGAAGATGCTTTATCGCTGTTACCTATCGGAAAAAGTGGCGGAATTAATGTTATCGATTTGGCCAACATCAACTCCTGTTCTTTTATTGCTACCCAAGATTTAGGAAAAGTTTATATTGATGGATCTTTTGACGTACTAGGAAGATTCGATAACTCAGACATTAGAGGTTGTAATTTATTGATTCAATAA
- a CDS encoding YHS domain-containing (seleno)protein, with protein MKKIILLFTLLLTTVFYSQKKDYNLKKGYIAEGYDVVSYFENKAEEGKKEFTTTYDGAKFKFVSKEHLETFKKNPKKYIPQYGGWCAYAIGASNKKYDINPKTFEIRDKKLYLFYNSWGTNTLSKWEKEGAEQLKEKADQNWATYK; from the coding sequence ATGAAAAAAATAATCTTATTATTTACTTTATTATTAACCACCGTTTTTTACAGTCAAAAAAAAGACTACAACCTTAAAAAAGGATATATAGCCGAGGGTTACGATGTAGTTTCTTATTTTGAAAATAAAGCAGAAGAAGGTAAAAAAGAATTTACCACTACTTACGATGGAGCAAAATTTAAGTTTGTAAGTAAAGAACACTTAGAAACTTTTAAAAAAAATCCTAAAAAATATATTCCACAATACGGAGGTTGGTGTGCCTATGCCATTGGCGCTAGCAACAAAAAATACGACATCAATCCAAAAACTTTTGAAATTAGAGATAAAAAACTTTATCTGTTCTACAATTCTTGGGGAACAAATACGTTATCTAAATGGGAAAAAGAAGGCGCAGAACAATTAAAAGAAAAAGCAGACCAAAATTGGGCTACTTATAAATAA